GCGCCGAGCCGCTGGCGAAAAGAATGGGCGTGACCTCGAGCACCCGCGCCAGCTTCGCCCTATATAACACCGTGGAGGATACGGATGCCTTCGTGGATGCGCTGATCAAGGCGCGCGAGTTCTTTGTGTGATGACCGACCAGACGACCCCCGAAACCGACGCCTTCGCCGCCGCCTGGGACGAGCCCCAGAAGAGCGCCCTGTCGCAGGCCGAGCTGAACAAGCTGACCGACGACCTGATCGAGGCGCTGAAGACCGTCTATGACCCGGAAATCCCGGTCGACATCTATGAGCTGGGCCTGATCTACAAGGTCGACGTCAATGACGACCGCGACGTGATCATCGACATGACCCTGACGGCGCCCGGATGTCCGGTGGCCGGCGAGATGCCGGGCTGGGTCGAGGATGCGGTGACCAAGGTGGACGGCGTGAAGTCGGCCAAGGCCAATCTGGTATTCGACCCGCCGTGGGATTCCTCCAAGATGAGCGACGAGGCCAAGCTGGCCTTGAACATGTTCTGAGAGCGCAGATGACCGAGCTTCAGACCACCACCCGTCCGCGCCGTCCGCGTCCCAAGGCCGTGACCCTGACGGACGCCGCCGCCGAGCGGGTGCAGGAGATCATGACCAATGCGGACAAGCCGTACATCGCCCTGCGCGTCGGGGTGAAGAACGGCGGCTGCGCGGGGCAGGAATACACCTTCGCCTATGCCGAACAGATCGAGACGCTCGACGAGGTGGTCGAGGACAAGGGCGTCACCATCCTGATCGACCCCAAGGCCATCC
The genomic region above belongs to Brevundimonas goettingensis and contains:
- a CDS encoding SUF system Fe-S cluster assembly protein — its product is MTDQTTPETDAFAAAWDEPQKSALSQAELNKLTDDLIEALKTVYDPEIPVDIYELGLIYKVDVNDDRDVIIDMTLTAPGCPVAGEMPGWVEDAVTKVDGVKSAKANLVFDPPWDSSKMSDEAKLALNMF
- a CDS encoding HesB/IscA family protein; its protein translation is MTELQTTTRPRRPRPKAVTLTDAAAERVQEIMTNADKPYIALRVGVKNGGCAGQEYTFAYAEQIETLDEVVEDKGVTILIDPKAILFLIGSEIDYETTKLSSKFVFRNPNQTDACGCGESVTIIPAKALEA